The following coding sequences lie in one Homo sapiens chromosome 6 genomic scaffold, GRCh38.p14 alternate locus group ALT_REF_LOCI_5 HSCHR6_MHC_MCF_CTG1 genomic window:
- the TAP2 gene encoding antigen peptide transporter 2 isoform 3 (isoform 3 is encoded by transcript variant 1, A allele; The RefSeq protein has 2 substitutions compared to this genomic sequence), which translates to MRLPDLRPWTSLLLVDAALLWLLQGPLGTLLPQGLPGLWLEGTLRLGGLWGLLKLRGLLGFVGTLLLPLCLATPLTVSLRALVAGASRAPPARVASAPWSWLLVGYGAAGLSWSLWAVLSPPGAQEKEQDQVNNKVLMWRLLKLSRPDLPLLVAAFFFLVLAVLGETLIPHYSGRVIDILGGDFDPHAFASAIFFMCLFSFGSSLSAGCRGGCFTYTMSRINLRIREQLFSSLLRQDLGFFQETKTGELNSRLSSDTTLMSNWLPLNANVLLRSLVKVVGLYGFMLSISPRLTLLSLLHMPFTIAAEKVYNTRHQEVLREIQDAVARAGQVVREAVGGLQTVRSFGAEEHEVCRYKEALEQCRQLYWRRDLERALYLLVRRVLHLGVQMLMLSCGLQQMQDGELTQGSLLSFMIYQESVGSYVQTLVYIYGDMLSNVGAAEKVFSYMDRQPNLPSPGTLAPTTLQGVVKFQDVSFAYPNRPDRPVLKGLTFTLRPGEVTALVGPNGSGKSTVAALLQNLYQPTGGQVLLDEKPISQYEHCYLHSQVVSVGQEPVLFSGSVRNNIAYGLQSCEDDKVMAAAQAAHADDFIQEMEHGIYTDVGEKGSQLAAGQKQRLAIARALVRDPRVLILDEATSALDVQCEQALQDWNSRGDRTVLVIAHRLQTVQRAHQILVLQEGKLQKLAQL; encoded by the exons ATGCGGCTCCCTGACCTGAGACCCTGGACCTCCCTGCTGCTGGTGGACGCGGCTTTACTGTGGCTGCTTCAGGGCCCTCTGGGGACTTTGCTTCCTCAAGGGCTGCCAGGACTATGGCTGGAGGGGACCCTGCGGCTGGGAGGGCTGTGGGGGCTGCTAAAGCTAAGAGGGCTGCTGGGATTTGTGGGGACACTGCTGCTCCCGCTCTGTCTGGCCACCCCCCTGACTGTCTCCCTGAGAGCCCTGGTCGCGGGGGCCTCACGTGCTCCCCCAGCCAGAGTCGCTTCAGCCCCTTGGAGCTGGCTGCTGGTGGGGTACGGGGCTGCGGGGCTCAGCTGGTCACTGTGGGCTGTTCTGAGCcctcctggagcccaggagaaggagcaggacCAGGTGAACAACAAAGTCTTGATGTGGAGGCTGCTGAAGCTCTCCAGGCCGGACCTGCCTCTCCTCGTTGCCGCCTTCTTCTTCCTTGTCCTTGCTGTTTTGG GTGAGACATTAATCCCTCACTATTCTGGTCGTGTGATTGACATCCTGGGAGGTGATTTTGACCCCCATGCCTTTGCCAGTGCCATCTTCTTCATGTGCCTCTTCTCCTTTGGCAG CTCACTGTCTGCAGGCTGCCGAGGAGGCTGCTTCACCTACACCATGTCTCGAATCAACTTGCGGATCCGGGAGCAGCTTTTCTCCTCCCTGCTGCGCCAGGACCTCGGTTTCTTCCAGGAGACTAAGACAG GGGAGCTGAACTCACGGCTGAGCTCGGATACCACCCTGATGAGTAACTGGCTTCCTTTAAATGCCAATGTGCTCTTGCGAAGCCTGGTGAAAGTGGTGGGGCTGTATGGCTTCATGCTCAGCATATCGCCTCGACTCACCCTCCTTTCTCTGCTGCACATGCCCTTCACAATAGCAGCGGAGAAGGTGTACAACACCCGCCATCAG GAAGTGCTTCGGGAGATCCAGGATGCAGTGGCCAGGGCGGGGCAGGTGGTGCGGGAAGCCGTTGGAGGGCTGCAGACCGTTCGCAGTTTTGGGGCCGAGGAGCATGAAGTCTGTCGCTATAAAGAGGCCCTTGAACAATGTCGGCAGCTGTATTGGCGGAGAGACCTGGAACGCGCCTTGTACCTGCTCATAAGGAGG gTGCTGCACTTGGGGGTGCAGATGCTGATGCTGAGCTGTGGGCTGCAGCAGATGCAGGATGGGGAGCTCACCCAGGGCAGCCTGCTTTCCTTTATGATCTACCAGGAGAGCGTGGGGAGCTATGTGCAG ACCCTGGTATACATATATGGGGATATGCTCAGCAACGTGGGAGCTGCAGAGAAGGTTTTCTCCTACATGGACCGACAGCCAAATCTGCCTTCACCTGGCACGCTTGCCCCCACCACTCTGCAGGGGGTTGTGAAATTCCAAGACGTCTCCTTTGCATATCCCAATCGCCCTGACAGGCCTGTGCTCAAG GGGCTGACGTTTACCCTACGTCCTGGTGAGGTGACGGCGCTGGTGGGACCCAATGGGTCTGGGAAGAGCACAGTGGCTGCCCTGCTGCAGAATCTGTACCAGCCCACAGGGGGACAGGTGCTGCTGGATGAAAAGCCCATCTCACAGTATGAACACTGCTACCTGCACAGCCAG GTGGTTTCAGTTGGGCAGGAGCCTGTGCTGTTCTCCGGTTCTGTGAGGAACAACATTACTTATGGGCTGCAGAGCTGCGAAGATGATAAGGTGATGGCGGCTGCCCAGGCTGCCCACGCAGATGACTTCATCCAGGAAATGGAGCATGGAATATACACAG ATGTAGGGGAGAAGGGAAGCCAGCTGGCTGCGGGACAGAAACAACGTCTGGCCATTGCCCGGGCCCTTGTACGAGACCCGCGGGTCCTCATCCTGGATGAGGCTACTAGTGCCCTAGATGTGCAGTGCGAGCAGGCC CTGCAGGACTGGAATTCCCGTGGGGATCGCACAGTGCTGGTGATTGCTCACAGGCTGCAGACAGTTCAGCGCGCCCACCAGATCCTGGTGCTCCAGGAGGGCAAGCTGCAGAAGCTTGCCCAGCTCTAG
- the TAP2 gene encoding antigen peptide transporter 2 isoform 2 (isoform 2 is encoded by transcript variant 2; The RefSeq protein has 2 substitutions compared to this genomic sequence), which produces MRLPDLRPWTSLLLVDAALLWLLQGPLGTLLPQGLPGLWLEGTLRLGGLWGLLKLRGLLGFVGTLLLPLCLATPLTVSLRALVAGASRAPPARVASAPWSWLLVGYGAAGLSWSLWAVLSPPGAQEKEQDQVNNKVLMWRLLKLSRPDLPLLVAAFFFLVLAVLGETLIPHYSGRVIDILGGDFDPHAFASAIFFMCLFSFGSSLSAGCRGGCFTYTMSRINLRIREQLFSSLLRQDLGFFQETKTGELNSRLSSDTTLMSNWLPLNANVLLRSLVKVVGLYGFMLSISPRLTLLSLLHMPFTIAAEKVYNTRHQEVLREIQDAVARAGQVVREAVGGLQTVRSFGAEEHEVCRYKEALEQCRQLYWRRDLERALYLLVRRVLHLGVQMLMLSCGLQQMQDGELTQGSLLSFMIYQESVGSYVQTLVYIYGDMLSNVGAAEKVFSYMDRQPNLPSPGTLAPTTLQGVVKFQDVSFAYPNRPDRPVLKGLTFTLRPGEVTALVGPNGSGKSTVAALLQNLYQPTGGQVLLDEKPISQYEHCYLHSQVVSVGQEPVLFSGSVRNNIAYGLQSCEDDKVMAAAQAAHADDFIQEMEHGIYTDVGEKGSQLAAGQKQRLAIARALVRDPRVLILDEATSALDVQCEQAKTLWKFMIF; this is translated from the exons ATGCGGCTCCCTGACCTGAGACCCTGGACCTCCCTGCTGCTGGTGGACGCGGCTTTACTGTGGCTGCTTCAGGGCCCTCTGGGGACTTTGCTTCCTCAAGGGCTGCCAGGACTATGGCTGGAGGGGACCCTGCGGCTGGGAGGGCTGTGGGGGCTGCTAAAGCTAAGAGGGCTGCTGGGATTTGTGGGGACACTGCTGCTCCCGCTCTGTCTGGCCACCCCCCTGACTGTCTCCCTGAGAGCCCTGGTCGCGGGGGCCTCACGTGCTCCCCCAGCCAGAGTCGCTTCAGCCCCTTGGAGCTGGCTGCTGGTGGGGTACGGGGCTGCGGGGCTCAGCTGGTCACTGTGGGCTGTTCTGAGCcctcctggagcccaggagaaggagcaggacCAGGTGAACAACAAAGTCTTGATGTGGAGGCTGCTGAAGCTCTCCAGGCCGGACCTGCCTCTCCTCGTTGCCGCCTTCTTCTTCCTTGTCCTTGCTGTTTTGG GTGAGACATTAATCCCTCACTATTCTGGTCGTGTGATTGACATCCTGGGAGGTGATTTTGACCCCCATGCCTTTGCCAGTGCCATCTTCTTCATGTGCCTCTTCTCCTTTGGCAG CTCACTGTCTGCAGGCTGCCGAGGAGGCTGCTTCACCTACACCATGTCTCGAATCAACTTGCGGATCCGGGAGCAGCTTTTCTCCTCCCTGCTGCGCCAGGACCTCGGTTTCTTCCAGGAGACTAAGACAG GGGAGCTGAACTCACGGCTGAGCTCGGATACCACCCTGATGAGTAACTGGCTTCCTTTAAATGCCAATGTGCTCTTGCGAAGCCTGGTGAAAGTGGTGGGGCTGTATGGCTTCATGCTCAGCATATCGCCTCGACTCACCCTCCTTTCTCTGCTGCACATGCCCTTCACAATAGCAGCGGAGAAGGTGTACAACACCCGCCATCAG GAAGTGCTTCGGGAGATCCAGGATGCAGTGGCCAGGGCGGGGCAGGTGGTGCGGGAAGCCGTTGGAGGGCTGCAGACCGTTCGCAGTTTTGGGGCCGAGGAGCATGAAGTCTGTCGCTATAAAGAGGCCCTTGAACAATGTCGGCAGCTGTATTGGCGGAGAGACCTGGAACGCGCCTTGTACCTGCTCATAAGGAGG gTGCTGCACTTGGGGGTGCAGATGCTGATGCTGAGCTGTGGGCTGCAGCAGATGCAGGATGGGGAGCTCACCCAGGGCAGCCTGCTTTCCTTTATGATCTACCAGGAGAGCGTGGGGAGCTATGTGCAG ACCCTGGTATACATATATGGGGATATGCTCAGCAACGTGGGAGCTGCAGAGAAGGTTTTCTCCTACATGGACCGACAGCCAAATCTGCCTTCACCTGGCACGCTTGCCCCCACCACTCTGCAGGGGGTTGTGAAATTCCAAGACGTCTCCTTTGCATATCCCAATCGCCCTGACAGGCCTGTGCTCAAG GGGCTGACGTTTACCCTACGTCCTGGTGAGGTGACGGCGCTGGTGGGACCCAATGGGTCTGGGAAGAGCACAGTGGCTGCCCTGCTGCAGAATCTGTACCAGCCCACAGGGGGACAGGTGCTGCTGGATGAAAAGCCCATCTCACAGTATGAACACTGCTACCTGCACAGCCAG GTGGTTTCAGTTGGGCAGGAGCCTGTGCTGTTCTCCGGTTCTGTGAGGAACAACATTACTTATGGGCTGCAGAGCTGCGAAGATGATAAGGTGATGGCGGCTGCCCAGGCTGCCCACGCAGATGACTTCATCCAGGAAATGGAGCATGGAATATACACAG ATGTAGGGGAGAAGGGAAGCCAGCTGGCTGCGGGACAGAAACAACGTCTGGCCATTGCCCGGGCCCTTGTACGAGACCCGCGGGTCCTCATCCTGGATGAGGCTACTAGTGCCCTAGATGTGCAGTGCGAGCAGGCC
- the PSMB8 gene encoding proteasome subunit beta type-8 isoform E1 (isoform E1 is encoded by transcript variant 1), with translation MLIGTPTPRDTTPSSWLTSSLLVEAAPLDDTTLPTPVSSGCPGLEPTEFFQSLGGDGERNVQIEMAHGTTTLAFKFQHGVIAAVDSRASAGSYISALRVNKVIEINPYLLGTMSGCAADCQYWERLLAKECRLYYLRNGERISVSAASKLLSNMMCQYRGMGLSMGSMICGWDKKGPGLYYVDEHGTRLSGNMFSTGSGNTYAYGVMDSGYRPNLSPEEAYDLGRRAIAYATHRDSYSGGVVNMYHMKEDGWVKVESTDVSDLLHQYREANQ, from the exons ATGCTCATAGGAACCCCCACCCCGCGTGACACTACTCCCAGCTCCTGGCTGACTTCTAGTCTTCTGGTTGAAGCTGCGCCTTTAGATGACACGACCCTACCCACCCCTGTTTCCAGCGGATGCCCGGGCCTGGAG CCCACAGAATTCTTCCAGTCCCTGGGTGGGGACGGAGAAAGGAACGTTCAGATTGAGATGGCCCATGGCACCACCACGCTCGCCTTCAAGTTCCAGCATGGAGTGATTGCAGCAGTGGATTCTCGGGCCTCAGCTGGGTCCTACATTA GTGCCTTACGGGTGAACAAGGTGATTGAGATTAACCCTTACCTGCTTGGCACCATGTCTGGCTGTGCAGCAGACTGTCAGTACTGGGAGCGCCTGCTGGCCAAGGAATGCAG GCTGTACTATCTGCGAAATGGAGAACGTATTTCAGTGTCGGCAGCCTCCAAGCTGCTGTCCAACATGATGTGCCAGTACCGGGGCATGGGCCTCTCTATGGGCAGTATGATCTGTGGCTGGGATAAGAAG GGTCCTGGACTCTACTACGTGGATGAACATGGGACTCGGCTCTCAGGAAATATGTTCTCCACGGGTAGTGGGAACACTTATGCCTACGGGGTCATGGACAGTGGCTATCGGCCTAATCTTAGCCCTGAAGAGGCCTATGACCTTGGCCGCAGGGCTATTGCTTATGCCACTCACAGAGACAGCTATTCTGGAGGCGTTGTCAATA TGTACCACATGAAGGAAGATGGTTGGGTGAAAGTAGAAAGTACAGATGTCAGTGACCTGCTGCACCAGTACCGGGAAGCCAATCaataa
- the PSMB8 gene encoding proteasome subunit beta type-8 isoform E2 precursor (isoform E2 precursor is encoded by transcript variant 2), translating to MALLDVCGAPRGQRPESALPVAGSGRRSDPGHYSFSMRSPELALPRGMQPTEFFQSLGGDGERNVQIEMAHGTTTLAFKFQHGVIAAVDSRASAGSYISALRVNKVIEINPYLLGTMSGCAADCQYWERLLAKECRLYYLRNGERISVSAASKLLSNMMCQYRGMGLSMGSMICGWDKKGPGLYYVDEHGTRLSGNMFSTGSGNTYAYGVMDSGYRPNLSPEEAYDLGRRAIAYATHRDSYSGGVVNMYHMKEDGWVKVESTDVSDLLHQYREANQ from the exons ATGGCGCTACTAGATGTATGCGGAGCCCCCCGAGGGCAGCGGCCGGAATCGGCTCTCCCGGTTGCGGGAAGCGGGCGTCGCTCGGACCCAGGACACTACAGTTTCTCTATGCGATCTCCAGAGCTCGCTTTACCCCGGGGAATGCAG CCCACAGAATTCTTCCAGTCCCTGGGTGGGGACGGAGAAAGGAACGTTCAGATTGAGATGGCCCATGGCACCACCACGCTCGCCTTCAAGTTCCAGCATGGAGTGATTGCAGCAGTGGATTCTCGGGCCTCAGCTGGGTCCTACATTA GTGCCTTACGGGTGAACAAGGTGATTGAGATTAACCCTTACCTGCTTGGCACCATGTCTGGCTGTGCAGCAGACTGTCAGTACTGGGAGCGCCTGCTGGCCAAGGAATGCAG GCTGTACTATCTGCGAAATGGAGAACGTATTTCAGTGTCGGCAGCCTCCAAGCTGCTGTCCAACATGATGTGCCAGTACCGGGGCATGGGCCTCTCTATGGGCAGTATGATCTGTGGCTGGGATAAGAAG GGTCCTGGACTCTACTACGTGGATGAACATGGGACTCGGCTCTCAGGAAATATGTTCTCCACGGGTAGTGGGAACACTTATGCCTACGGGGTCATGGACAGTGGCTATCGGCCTAATCTTAGCCCTGAAGAGGCCTATGACCTTGGCCGCAGGGCTATTGCTTATGCCACTCACAGAGACAGCTATTCTGGAGGCGTTGTCAATA TGTACCACATGAAGGAAGATGGTTGGGTGAAAGTAGAAAGTACAGATGTCAGTGACCTGCTGCACCAGTACCGGGAAGCCAATCaataa